From a single Pseudoalteromonas sp. Scap06 genomic region:
- a CDS encoding GNAT family N-acetyltransferase produces MSFPVLETNRLRLDKLSKEDSNSLFELFSDNSVVEYYDLEAFTELSQASNLIELFNSRFNENSGIRWAIRLKETDKFIGTCGFNTWSPKMKNAVLGYDLLPQYWGMGLTTEAVHRIVKAAFLGELSCGKLNRIQGDTVPGNLASESLLLKVGFKEEGVRRQSGFWKNQFHDLKCFGLIQSEYREK; encoded by the coding sequence TTGTCATTTCCAGTTTTAGAGACAAATCGCTTAAGGTTAGATAAATTATCCAAAGAAGACTCAAATAGCTTATTTGAGTTATTCTCTGACAATTCAGTTGTCGAATACTATGATCTGGAAGCTTTCACTGAACTATCACAAGCGAGCAACTTAATAGAGCTCTTTAACTCTCGCTTTAATGAAAACTCTGGTATTCGTTGGGCTATTCGCCTAAAAGAAACAGATAAATTTATCGGAACTTGTGGCTTTAATACTTGGAGTCCAAAAATGAAAAATGCCGTACTTGGGTATGATTTGTTGCCTCAGTATTGGGGCATGGGTTTGACCACTGAAGCAGTCCATCGAATAGTTAAAGCTGCATTTTTAGGTGAACTATCTTGCGGTAAACTTAACCGAATACAAGGGGATACTGTTCCGGGGAACTTAGCATCTGAATCACTACTTCTAAAGGTTGGTTTCAAAGAGGAAGGTGTAAGACGCCAAAGTGGTTTCTGGAAAAACCAGTTTCACGACCTTAAATGCTTTGGTTTAATTCAGTCCGAGTACCGTGAAAAATAA
- a CDS encoding DNA repair protein RecO C-terminal domain-containing protein, whose product MNFLQFNKFKQLLQATFSVLQLFNLRFEIKVLGEFGFTLNFSLCIKVDSKNKAKYTNNKRQYASCFGRFYVCMNPCCCCLFSNRI is encoded by the coding sequence TTGAATTTTTTGCAATTTAATAAATTCAAGCAACTGCTTCAAGCTACTTTCAGTGTTCTCCAATTGTTCAATTTGAGATTTGAAATTAAGGTCTTGGGAGAGTTTGGCTTCACGTTGAATTTCAGCTTGTGTATTAAAGTAGATAGCAAAAACAAAGCCAAGTACACCAATAATAAAAGACAGTATGCTAGTTGTTTTGGGCGATTTTATGTATGCATGAATCCATGCTGTTGCTGCCTGTTTAGCAATCGGATTTGA